The Rhizoctonia solani chromosome 4, complete sequence genome contains a region encoding:
- a CDS encoding cytochrome P450 family protein: protein MEMLPKSPATAVLSAAIVWTFVRYLQMLRVGRKYAAHQHMIVSEETLLLRLFLPGGVSIPGVVYGGDHAFRAKYSEFSRAGKDAYMQVAMTNLRPNVYIADPQAIKVIATQKQRYVKDVEYLDQFIGHYGQSLAMVEGEVWKRQRKETQRAFNEKNIRLVWSETEDIMRSLFKIWDNQGHKEVRVENATDVTETLALLVISMAGFGRRTNWDPKEDKVPEGRQMSFSNALRTVSKNLIFRDVTTAFSEFGAYLTNMVGLGRKSSEITSEQLQDGHQTQLAPDSLFNILLSANDENMEDEKKGLDDREVAGNIFLFLFAGHETTAHTLSFCLGLLALYPETQQEVYVQIEQFMKLHGRLDYSKLNDINLVECVFWESLRMYPVVTHIAKVATKDSVVSVARNGSSTNEDIREDFFIPEGANVWLSITAVHYNPTYWPEPEKFRPKRFLEPYNKDAFLAFSTGPRSCIGRRFAEIEGIVALAMLIERYEIKIDEEEFLSVPGESALEREARLLEPMQEATIAPIRVPLVFKRRY from the exons ATGGAGATGTTGCCCAAATCTCCTGCTACCGCGGTACTTTCCGCTGCTATCGTATGGACCTTTGTTCGATACCTACAAATGTTACGAGTTGGTCGGAAGTATGCCGCACACCAGCACATGATCGTTTCTGAAGA GACACTTTTATTGAGACTTTTTCTTCCCGGCGGAGTCAGCATTCCGGGGGTGGTTTACGGTGGCGATCACGCTTTTCGAGCCAAGTATAGCG AATTTTCGCGTGCGGGAAAAGATGCGTATATGCAAGTAGCAATGACCAACCTGCGGCCAAATGTATATATCGCCGATCCTCAAGCGATCAAG GTTATTGCCACACAAAAGCAGCGGTACGTCAAAGATGTAGAATACCTTGACCAATTTATCGGGCACTACGGGCAAAGCCTGGCGATGGTTGAAGGCGAAGTATGGAAGAGGCAGCGTAAGGAGACCCAGCGCGCCTTTAATGAG AAAAATATTCGTTTGGTTTGGTCAGAGACCGAAGACATCATGCGGAGTTTGTTCAAAATATGGGACAATCAAGGCCATAAAGAAGTTCGCGTAGAAAACGCAACCGACGTGACCGAGACT CTTGCTCTGCTTGTAATTTCAATGGCAGGATTTGGACGCCGTACCAATTGGGATCCCAAGGAGGATAAGGTCCCCGAGGGGCGCCAGATGTCTTTCTCAAATGCGCTGCGGACTGTTTCCAAGAACCTTATTTTCAG GGATGTTACAACCGCATTCTCCGAGTTTGGAGCATATCTCACCAACATGGTTGGATTGGGTCGCAAGAGTTCCGAAATCACCAGTGAACAGCTACAAGATGGACACCAAACACAATTGGCACCCGATAGCCTTTTCAACATTCTCCTCTCAGCGAATGATGAAAACATGGAGGATGAAAAAAAAGGATTGGATGATAGAGAAGTTGCTG GAAACATCTTTCTGTTCCTGTTTGCAGGGCACGAGACGACCGCGCATACACTCTCTTTCTGCCTTGGGCTATTGGCTCTATATCCAGAGACTCAACAGGAGGTGTATGTGCAGATCGAACAGTTCATGAAGTTACATGGAAGGCTT GATTACTCGAAACTAAATGATATCAACCTTGTAGAATGTGTATTCTGGGAAAGTTTGCGCATGTATCCCGTA GTGACTCACATCGCCAAGGTTGCTACAAAGGACTCGGTAGTAAGTGTTGCACGCAACGGCTCTAGTACAAACGAAGATATACGCGAAGACTTCTTTATTCCCGAGGGCGCAAACGTTTGGCTGTCTATTACCGCAGTTCACTACAACC CCACTTACTGGCCCGAGCCCGAAAAATTTCGACCCAAAAGGTTCCTGGAGCCTTACAACAAGGATGCGTTCCTTGCGTTTTCTACTGGGCCTCGCTCGTGCATTGGACGAAG GTTTGCCGAAATCGAAGGGATCGTTGCGCTCGCCATGCTGATTGAGCGCTATGAGATTAAAATCGACGAAGAGGAATTTCTTTCCGTTCCGGGAGAAAGTGCACTC GAACGAGAGGCACGTCTATTGGAGCCAATGCAAGAAGCCACTATTGCACCAATCAGGGTTCCTCTGGTCTTTAAGCGCCGTTATTGA